In Romboutsia lituseburensis, a genomic segment contains:
- a CDS encoding 4Fe-4S binding protein — MDKRTISQIFATILTNANLRGFLDRNIYKGESKKICVPELNCYSCPGAVGSCPIGALQAVIGGIRHKFSFYVIGLMSLFGVVFGRFICGWLCPFVFFQDLLYKIKSKKIKVNSKIDGRLKYLKYIILITFVILMPMLLTNQFSIAKP, encoded by the coding sequence TTGGATAAAAGAACTATATCTCAAATATTTGCAACTATACTTACCAATGCTAACTTAAGAGGTTTTTTAGATAGAAATATATATAAGGGGGAATCTAAGAAAATATGTGTTCCGGAACTAAATTGTTATTCATGTCCTGGAGCCGTTGGATCATGTCCTATAGGAGCCTTACAAGCTGTTATAGGAGGTATTAGACATAAATTTTCATTTTATGTAATAGGACTTATGTCTTTATTTGGAGTTGTTTTTGGAAGATTTATATGTGGATGGCTTTGTCCATTTGTTTTTTTCCAAGACTTACTTTATAAAATAAAAAGTAAAAAAATAAAGGTAAACAGTAAAATTGATGGTAGACTTAAGTATTTAAAGTACATTATTTTAATTACTTTTGTAATACTTATGCCAATGCTCTTAACAAATCAATTTAGTATAGCAAAACCATAG
- a CDS encoding 4Fe-4S binding protein → MLITLIISSIFIYRPFCRYICPLGAFYSLFNKFSFYQYSIDKTKCTGCKICSKFCNMDIKIYENPKNSDCIRCGKCKKSCPSDAIKSGFKII, encoded by the coding sequence TTGTTAATAACATTAATAATATCATCTATATTTATATACAGACCCTTTTGTAGATATATTTGTCCACTTGGAGCATTTTATTCTTTATTTAATAAATTTAGTTTTTATCAATATAGTATAGATAAAACTAAATGTACAGGCTGTAAAATATGTAGTAAATTTTGCAATATGGATATAAAAATTTATGAAAATCCTAAAAACTCAGATTGTATAAGATGTGGTAAATGTAAGAAATCTTGTCCTAGCGATGCTATAAAAAGTGGGTTTAAAATAATATAG